One genomic window of Quercus robur chromosome 6, dhQueRobu3.1, whole genome shotgun sequence includes the following:
- the LOC126689621 gene encoding uncharacterized protein LOC126689621, which produces MADGWTDTRHRSLINFLIYCPRGMVFVKSVDASDIVKSTRNLYKLFDEVVTWVGPKNIVHMVTDNASNYVSAGKLLCEKYKIISWSPCAAHCLNLVLQDMGDMPHVERLKKRASKVTVFIYNHVALIAWLRKRPGWTDIVRVGATRFATTFLSFGSFHVHKHDLQALVTSKFFVDNRLARESKAKEVVSIILDNTFWDDINVLVKISSPLIRLLRIVDSDQRPAIGYVYEGMHRARLGIKKIFRMKKHLYKPYTSIIKNRWDKHLRKDLHAAAYWLNPAFQYDEENFCRKPAVHMAVLDYIGTKYDGDKEKVIKETQYFRDRIGSFDRELALSTSTTTHPDEWWKLWGADAPNLQKLAIRILSQTSASSGCERC; this is translated from the exons ATGGCTGATGGTTGGACGGATACTAGACATAGGTCATTGATTAATTTCCTTATCTATTGTCCTAGGGGAATGGTATTTGTAAAATCAGTTGATGCCTCAGATATTGTGAAGAGTACTAGAAACTtatataaattgtttgatgAAGTAGTTACATGGGTTGGTCCAAAAAACATAGTTCACATGGTTACCGACAATGCTTCCAATTATGTATCTGCTGGTAAATTGTTGTGTGAAAAGTATAAGATCATTAGTTGGTCTCCTTGCGCAGCACATTGCCTGAATCTTGTGTTGCAGGATATGGGAGACATGCCTCATGTGGAGAGACTTAAAAAACGTGCATCCAAAGTtacagtttttatttataatcatGTAGCTTTGATTGCTTGGTTGAGGAAGAGACCTGGTTGGACAGATATTGTACGTGTAGGAGCAACAAGATTTGCTACTACTTTTCTTTCATTTGGAAGTTTTCATGTGCATAAGCATGACTTGCAAGCCTTAGTGACTAGCAAGTTTTTTGTGGACAATCGATTGGCAAGAGAGTCAAAGGCAAAAGAAGTAGTTTCTATCATTTTAGATAATACTTTTTGGGATGATATTAATGTTCTTGTCAAGATTTCATCGCCGCTCATTCGTTTGTTACGGATTGTTGATTCTGATCAAAGGCCTGCAATAGGATATGTGTATGAGGGCATGCATAGAGCACGGTTGGGAATCAAGAAGATCTTCCGAATGAAGAAGCACTTGTACAAGCCATACACTTCAATTATAAAAAACCGTTGGGACAAACATTTGCGTAAAGATCTTCATGCTGCTGCATATTGGTTAAATCCCGCTTTTCAATATGATGAGGAGAATTTTTGCCGGAAACCAGCAGTACATATGGCTGTTTTGGACTATATTGGGACAAAATATGATGGTGACAAAGAGAAGGTAATTAAGGAAACCCAATATTTTCGAGACCGTATTGGGAGCTTTGATAGAGAGCTTGCATTGTCAACAAGCACAACCACTCATCCAG ATGAATGGTGGAAGTTGTGGGGTGCTGATGCTCCAAACTTGCAAAAATTGGCAATTAGAATCCTTAGCCAAACTTCTGCTTCTTCTGGATGTGAGCGTTGTTGA